The following coding sequences are from one Rhipicephalus microplus isolate Deutch F79 chromosome 3, USDA_Rmic, whole genome shotgun sequence window:
- the LOC142803410 gene encoding uncharacterized protein LOC142803410 has product MPRGKPRGRRETGDVVKWQIIELWEAGVKNKSEIARRLHLSWTAVNLWVQRWESEGHLNVRPRSGRPRTTSGDDDTTVNTYTAFYGGAAKPTVQVKLERPDERLSAHQHNPPSFATAAAAASGGTEQSAANGPLPLLPLRQLTDPTCFANHQSAFKRSFETNGGDPHHPAERHEEVVGLDPPPPQRLSLATQTDGSSTTPPSEVAG; this is encoded by the coding sequence ATGCCTAGGGGAAAACCCAGAGGACGCCGCGAAACCGGCGACGTCGTGAAATGGCAGATCATCGAGCTCTGGGAGGCAGGCGTGAAGAACAAGAGCGAGATCGCGCGCCGTCTTCACCTGTCGTGGACGGCCGTCAACCTGTGGGTGCAGCGCTGGGAGAGCGAGGGCCACCTGAACGTGCGGCCCCGGTCTGGCCGGCCGCGCACCACTTCGGGCGATGACGATACCACCGTGAACACTTACACCGCCTTCTACGGCGGAGCGGCCAAGCCGACCGTTCAGGTCAAGCTCGAGCGGCCGGACGAAAGACTCTCGGCGCATCAACACAACCCTCCGTCTTTCGCGACTGCCGCTGCTGCGGCTAGTGGTGGGACCGAGCAATCGGCTGCGAACGGCCCGTTGCCGCTGCTTCCTCTGCGTCAACTCACGGATCCCACTTGCTTCGCGAACCATCAGAGCGCCTTTAAAAGAAGCTTCGAGACGAACGGTGGAGACCCGCACCATCCGGCCGAGCGTCACGAGGAAGTGGTTGGTCTCGATCCTCCGCCGCCGCAAAGACTCAGCCTGGCCACTCAGACGGACGGCAGCAGCACGACGCCGCCATCTGAGGTGGCCGGATAG
- the LOC119169955 gene encoding uncharacterized protein LOC119169955 — MAYLELNVEQVNKAAELLPYDAQDIDPLASVVDPRLDIRSSKSATAGSTMPFLAESEQSRRSSVVSSVGSPAGEAQAPPGPPTGAAGMATNGTEQRPAAAPDDPVYPNISPRVAEYVATENPTLCTQVAECIEKHTLVHSPRRAQAAAASSVAPRSPLKCMAQAADALSVQQSTIGVPLKPSVPTKAIYQELVEYPPESIVASVDERTSWLRTILSSQATTGSQVQSSQNGSTKPSPLLRNQCTITRRELPSVHNWRRPSEEAGFDADNFDSASMCSETESNLSWVSDVDDEIRMLKSMMVPRTSQFGVLTAREKMAAGTQTEQLSATGCVVAHVGVETEETDHFAILKEKVHLEGELDMLQGELGRLVQAKSELKTRAAAAEARCQKLAEEKDAAVQREASLRQELQTLKMESVRYGRVVGDYDSLIHSKESETGFLHDEAAVLSNENRELKVAVEELKVDLESRCGAIEGLKKKIAEMHVESQSAVCARAQLETENASLRNQLQVIEKSKDWFRDQLHESQQGRNQLHKEHVATQAEKIALEGTAEMLKAENARLTQELMEARHRSVRDKESLMKRLEDIEADLLEREAILSREAAEAQPQQPVSEASDLSSKLRVAELEEQLRSTESSLSERSTALTALERERTELVTEVQRLRLRLSDSELGRRNQDELLQEGVQKVRRLQTELAASEERATELRNQKAALEVALAAANQDKRVVSESLGTLTENLARLENNFKLIRTEQVAKTAQIDQLQREKASLGERLSEAETALSLARKELASRSNAQSQAQAMEVSQLRKQYSDLQNVMRVLEADLKKASAEAREATTRHSTDKEKLRQLEEQLEHAEAELETLAQRNAVLQSQLQESTQRLNREKARRAASLQEQAQLHDPSTWETQVRELEQTLATREMATREQERMHKSNIRLLTRKLREKMKELKLAQVQLANAESQQEEDQQRRTSQKLISQEVQTLDQLEKVSADTQTDSAAKIQEEQTELAEKNQELLLQLEREQGRLAGSLKAQEELRASVEQLERQLSEQGGRMAELQCQLEQVQGRADQAQALHQSSVADLQRELEKERTLSKELRQRIFEEKRRGGQLQRQLTSLKQGLTEASQSADAGRLKAQAQAERAQSLEAQLREAQGRLEALRADLAASQAARKELEAKLRNAHERDPALEQQMKLLSWNVKEKTQEVAALQERVRLAETAHQVEVAGLRRQVEEAQQQHSDLSAELMSVRKEKFTLQARLQELRNVLRSRMEQCKELQRQLTELAETTELDLPNVMPDLDDSYITELLQQCSSQPTSRPLGSLQICLDSLKQDLNTLHSQIRQNVELPKKELVT; from the exons ATGGCCTACCTCGAACTCAACGTGGAGCAGGTGAACAAGGCGGCTGAGCTGCTCCCTTACGATGCCCAGGACATTGACCCTTTGGCTAGTGTAGTCGATCCACGGCTTGACATCCGTTCTTCCAAGTCTGCCACAGCTGGCTCTACTATGCCATTCCTGG CCGAGTCTGAGCAGAGCCGACGTTCCAGCGTGGTCAGCTCGGTGGGAAGTCCGGCGGGTGAGGCCCAGGCACCACCTGGGCCCCCGACAGGTGCCGCAGGCATGGCCACCAATGGAACCGAGCAACGGCCAGCAGCTGCACCCGATGACCCGGTCTATCCAAACATCTCTCCGCGG GTGGCGGAGTATGTGGCGACTGAGAATCCGACACTGTGCACCCAGGTGGCTGAGTGCATAGAGAAGCACACGCTGGTTCATTCGCCACGCCGAGCGCAGGCCGCTGCGGCCAGCTCAGTGGCGCCTCGTTCACCGCTCAAGTGCATGGCCCAGGCAGCCGATGCCCTCTCTGTCCAGCAGTCCACCATTG GTGTGCCTCTGAAGCCATCTGTGCCGACCAAAGCAATTTACCAGGAGTTGGTCGAATATCCCCCAGAGAGCATTGTAGCCTCTGTTGATGAGCGCACATCCTGGCTACGCACCATCCTGAGCAGTCAAGCCACCACCGGAAGTCAAGTGCAGTCTTCCCAGAACGGGTCCACCAAGCCTAGCCCCCTCCTCCGCAACCAATGCACAATCACCCGGAGGGAGCTTCCTTCCGTGCACAACTGGAGGCGACCCTCCGAGGAGGCTGGCTTCGACGCAGATAACTTCGACTCGGCCTCCATGTGCTCCGAGACAGAGTCCAACCTGTCGTGGGTCAGCGACGTCGATGACGAAATCAGGATGCTTAAGTCTATGATGGTGCCGCGGACTTCCCAGTTCGGCGTCCTCACCGCCCGAGAGAAAATGGCGGCCGGCACGCAAACCGAGCAGCTGTCGGCAACTGGCTGCGTTGTGGCTCACGTTGGCGTCGAAACGGAGGAGACGGATCACTTTGCGATTCTGAAGGAGAAAGTCCATCTTGAGGGCGAGCTGGACATGCTCCAGGGAGAGCTTGGCCGGCTGGTCCAGGCCAAGTCAGAACTGAAGACGCGTGCCGCAGCCGCTGAGGCCCGCTGCCAAAAGCTCGCGGAGGAGAAAGACGCGGCTGTGCAACGGGAAGCTAGCTTGCGCCAGGAGCTGCAGACACTCAAGATGGAGTCAGTGCGCTATGGACGTGTGGTGGGCGACTATGACAGCCTGATCCACTCCAAAGAATCTGAGACAGGGTTCCTGCACGACGAGGCTGCAGTGCTGTCAAATGAGAACCGTGAGCTGAAGGTCGCTGTGGAAGAGTTGAAGGTGGACCTGGAGTCGCGTTGCGGAGCCATCGAGGGACTCAAAAAGAAGATTGCTGAGATGCATGTGGAAAGCCAGTCAGCTGTGTGTGCCCGGGCCCAGCTGGAAACTGAGAACGCGAGCCTCCGCAATCAACTTCAG GTGATCGAGAAGTCCAAGGACTGGTTCCGTGACCAGCTCCACGAGAGTCAACAGGGCAGGAATCAGCTGCACAAGGAGCACGTGGCCACCCAGGCCGAGAAGATTGCGCTAGAAGGCACGGCAGAGATGCTCAAAGCTGAGAACGCGCGCTTGACTCAGGAGCTGATGGAGGCCCGGCATCGCTCTGTACGTGATAAAGAAAGCCTCATGAAGAGGCTCGAGGACATCGAAGCCGACCTGCTCGAAAGGGAGGCCATTCTGTCTCGCGAGGCCGCTGAAGCACAGCCTCAACAG CCTGTATCCGAGGCAAGCGACCTGTCTAGCAAGTTACGTGTGGCCGAGTTGGAAGAGCAGCTGCGTTCGACCGAGTCGAGCCTATCCGAGCGGTCTACAGCCCTGACGGCTTTGGAGCGGGAGCGCACCGAGTTGGTGACGGAAGTCCAGCGACTGCGACTGCGGTTGAGCGACAGTGAACTCGGTCGGCGTAACCAGGACGAGCTGCTGCAGGAAGGCGTGCAGAAAGTTCGGCGGCTGCAGACAGAACTGGCGGCTAGTGAGGAGCGAGCCACAGAACTGCGCAACCAGAAGGCAGCCCTCGAAGTGGCCCTGGCTGCGGCCAACCAGGACAAGCGGGTTGTCAGCGAGTCACTGGGCACCCTGACTGAGAACTTGGCACGGCTCGAAAACAACTTCAAACTCATCCGCACCGAGCAGGTGGCAAAGACTGCACAG ATTGACCAACTGCAAAGAGAGAAGGCCTCTCTAGGCGAGCGCCTCTCAGAGGCCGAGACGGCCCTGTCACTGGCACGGAAGGAACTTGCATCACGGTCCAATGCGCAATCTCAAGCACAAGCCATGGAAGTGAGCCAGCTGCGCAAGCAGTACAGTGACCTTCAAAACGTGATGCGTGTCCTCGAGGCTGACCTCAAGAAGGCCTCAGCCGAGGCCAGAGAGGCAACGACTAGGCACAGCACGGACAAG GAGAAGCTGCGGCAATTGGAGGAACAGCTGGAACATGCCGAGGCTGAGCTGGAGACCCTGGCGCAGCGCAATGCTGTTCTGCAGAGCCAGCTGCAGGAGTCGACCCAGCGGCTGAACCGAGAGAAGGCACGCCGGGCGGCCAGCCTCCAGGAGCAGGCGCAGTTGCACGACCCCTCCACCTGGGAGACGCAAGTTCGGGAGCTCGAGCAGACGTTGGCCACCCGTGAGATGGCCACCAG AGAGCAGGAGCGCATGCACAAGTCCAACATCCGCCTACTTACGCGCAAGCTCCGCGAGAAGATGAAGGAGCTCAAGCTGGCTCAGGTGCAGCTGGCCAACGCTGAGTCGCAGCAGGAGGAAGACCAGCAACGGCGGACGAGCCAGAAACTGATCAGCCAGGAAGTCCAGACCCTGGATCAGCTGGAAAAAGTCAGCGCCGACACTCAGACTGACTCGGCAGCAAAAATCCAAGAGGAGCAGACGGAGCTTGCCGAGAAGAACCAGGAACTGCTGCTGCAGCTGGAGAGGGAACAAGGACGGCTCGCTG GTTCCCTGAAGGCCCAGGAAGAGCTGCGTGCGAGTGTGGAGCAGCTGGAGCGGCAGCTGTCGGAGCAGGGAGGCCGCATGGCCGAGCTCCAGTGCCAGCTGGAGCAAGTGCAGGGGCGTGCCGACCAGGCGCAGGCCCTGCACCAGAGCTCCGTGGCTGACCTCCAGAGGGAGCTCGAGAAAGAGCGCACGCTGAGCAAGGAGCTGCGCCAGAGG ATATTTGAGGAGAAGCGTCGTGGGGGTCAGCTGCAGCGTCAGCTGACAAGCCTGAAGCAGGGTCTGACGGAGGCAAGCCAGTCGGCGGACGCGGGTCGGCTCAAGGCCCAGGCACAGGCCGAGCGGGCGCAGAGCCTTGAGGCCCAGCTGCGGGAGGCACAGGGTCGACTGGAGGCACTCCGAGCAGACCTCGCTGCTTCCCAGGCGGCCAGGAAGGAGCTGGAGGCCAAGCTACGCAATGCACACGAGAGGGACCCTGCCCTGGAGCAGCAAATGAAG CTGCTAAGCTGGAATGTGAAGGAGAAGACGCAGGAGGTGGCCGCACTTCAGGAGCGTGTGCGCCTGGCCGAGACCGCCCATCAGGTTGAAGTTGCGGGGCTGCGCAGACAGGTCGAG GAGGCCCAGCAGCAGCACTCTGACCTCTCGGCCGAGCTGATGTCAGTGCGCAAGGAGAAGTTCACCCTCCAGGCCAGGCTGCAGGAGCTCCGCAATGTGCTGCGCTCACGCATGGAGCAATGCAAG GAGCTTCAGAGGCAGCTGACAGAACTGGCCGAGACAACAGAGCTTGACCTGCCTAATGTCATGCCGGACTTAGACGACTCGTACATTACGGAATTGCTCCAGCAGTGTTCTTCACAGCCAACTAGCAG GCCACTTGGGAGTCTGCAAATATGCCTTGACTCACTCAAGCAGGACTTGAATACTCTTCACAGCCAGATTCGGCAGAACGTGGAGCTTCCTAAAAAAG